A genomic window from Verrucomicrobiia bacterium includes:
- a CDS encoding ferredoxin gives MADIANKYPENVTGRYFVDNQCIDCDLCRETAPNNFTRWEEGGYSYVKKQPESPEEEAACKEAMEGCPVEAIGNFGDQS, from the coding sequence ATGGCTGACATCGCAAACAAGTATCCGGAGAACGTCACGGGACGCTACTTCGTGGACAACCAGTGCATTGACTGCGACCTGTGTCGCGAAACCGCGCCCAACAACTTCACGCGTTGGGAGGAGGGCGGCTACAGCTATGTGAAGAAGCAGCCCGAAAGCCCCGAGGAGGAGGCGGCCTGCAAGGAGGCCATGGAGGGCTGCCCCGTCGAGGCCATCGGCAATTTTGGTGACCAGTCCTGA